A genomic segment from Helicoverpa armigera isolate CAAS_96S chromosome 10, ASM3070526v1, whole genome shotgun sequence encodes:
- the LOC110371799 gene encoding uncharacterized protein LOC110371799 → MEFLKLWWLFSFCTVQVQGSTHWMVTEGGLIQPRLDSPFNLVQPYDLLAFLNQDTRWDNIINLHHYLAKRQQIIRGLWADLERDTDINSLLIEDEFCVKVGQLNLIDWYTSSLEEAKTKIGTEEFTLHNLNYGDADVPDCKKISSLTFSMCAFEHLESMQQRENLSASPETSLPEHMSSNTEITEMSVDQFGHWLAGVLKKNSSSWLHYNMASLYWRVRGNAPKAMECSRRAVHYAPREYKDIALLSMGLILHRSKVADDAVIVLGAAVDHDEHCPINHFILGNAFAVMGDFNSSLKHFDTCLQLNPSFDLAERHRNGLLCHSFVLKRLEVVQDTLSRLREELSQYIEREAHWLKSQAALIRTMELTEEFDFMDVGKSFDKMSELTGLNMRELKKEGDKYSLIQYFLDGPTYNDNWLKEKGVLAIEYAYSLRKLLQQIGRHVTMEEVEPLYDNYKETDGKILKEIGPIPSLPDLFPDSVNDFSIIIKEIKDIQDLEKADREKQKQIKTPKPVVKQKKAEPPITPEKKPAYETEENILEYDTGIVLYPTTLKVSRNTEEFDKEPEWPTNKNCKDNAQSFPDNLEAVYQIFLPFENKGLRLRTLLSDRIGVPATVEHELPWHPPNCPNDKEAATFTQKKAQKPQIVSDVIVTEHLREKLLEYVGNGDIEAVRNMQDAEIGQRIYAAMQMKLAPKWVLYTLSSLYWRVRGNNVNALHCIMTASRTVEARFKDIVLISLASIYLEMGYFDESLAAAEEAFKMSLYEPATNFILAELNMIKKHRNTHMFHLKQVIRVEPGFMKGLARNMLYGWACLFKQVNVLQEFEFSEADICTQVEPGMSMVCEKDGTNCHLTNLQCFNAHSDRESSTLVRMLELKDDNIQGSPVDDLNDGLFDHFVQNMPKERFDRAAHQRNFDAMMKTVGNELKGCGNRGCSSIQPADLALKEEDCTYQHLELGYWLHIISFRELLSESDSKLPSEITALQPSSKKIPECRLNVDPSKDFFLERLIRVDTENWEPVLSLMHQFAEMFNFYDYVTLGAKIAKYVETHPSCWAGAAVAGWWCGAGGRGACAARCLAAAHARAPPALAQQAARALTALLVIQSKIKDAKEVAYLSFYTQPKSKIDAFLVGVSHTYLAEYEPAVWMYRYALTFDEKFLPAKACLHATMCLMLFGDAAKAKPKQK, encoded by the exons ATGGAGTTTTTGAAACTTTGGTGGTTGTTCAGTTTCTGTACTGTTCAGGTACAAGGATCGACGCATTGGATGGTCACAGAAGGTGGCCTTATTCAGCCGCGG CTGGATTCTCCATTCAATTTGGTACAGCCATATGACTTACTGGCGTTCCTAAACCAAGACACGCGCTgggataatataataaacttacatCATTACTTGGCCAAAAGGCAACAGATAATAAGAGGATTGTGGGCCGACCTTGAGCGTGATACAGATATAAACTCATTACTGATTGAAGATGAGTTCTGTGTCAAAGTAGGTCAATTAAACCTGATAGACTGGTATACATCCTCTTTAGAAGAAGCTAAAACAAAGATTGGCACAGAAGAGTTTACTCTTCATAATTTGAATTATGGAGACGCTGATGTTCCGGATTGTAAGAAGATTTCTTCATTGACTTTCAGTATGTGTGCTTTTGAGCATTTGGAG aGTATGCAACAGAGAGAGAATCTTAGTGCGAGTCCTGAAACATCTTTACCTGAACATATGTCATCCAACACAGAGATTACGGAAATGAGTGTGGATCAGTTCGGTCACTGGTTGGCTGGAGTTCTTAAGAAGAATAGTTCTTCTTGGCTGCATTATAATATGGCTTCTCTTTATTGGAGGGTTAGAGGTAACGCTCCTAAAGCTATGGAGTGTAGCCGAAGGGCTGTGCATTATGCACCTAG AGAATACAAAGACATAGCTCTTTTAAGCATGGGATTAATACTCCATCGCAGTAAAGTGGCAGATGATGCTGTTATTGTACTCGGGGCAGCCGTAGACCATGATGAGCATTGCCCAATCAATCATTTTATCCTAGGCAACGCTTTTGCAGTCATGGGAGACTTTAACAGctctttaaaacattttgacaCATGCCTACAGTTGAATCCATCATTTGATTTGGCAGAAAGACATAGAAATGGATTGTTGTGTCATAGTTTTGTGTTAAAAAGATTGGAAGTTGTTCAAGA TACTTTAAGTAGACTGCGCGAGGAATTGTCGCAATACATTGAACGAGAAGCTCATTGGCTAAAATCCCAAGCTGCACTTATCAGGACCATGGAACTAACAGAAGAGTTTG ATTTCATGGATGTAGGAAAAAGCTTTGACAAGATGTCAGAACTAACAGGTTTAAATATGagagaattaaaaaaagaaggGGACAAATACTCGCTGATACAATACTTTTTGGACGGACCTACATACAATGATAACTGGTTGAAAGAGAAAGGAGTTCTTGCGATAGAGTACGCATACAGTCTACGAAAACTGTTGCAACAAATAGGTCGACACGTCACCATGGAAGAGGTTGAACCACTATATGATAATTACAAAGAGACTGatggtaaaatattaaaagaaattgGACCAATACCATCTTTGCCTGATTTGTTTCCAGATTCTGTTAATG ATTTCTCAATAATCATCAAAGAAATCAAAGACATTCAAGATTTAGAGAAAGCTGATAGAGAGAAACAGAAGCAAATCAAGACTCCAAAACCTGTAGTTAAACAAAAGAAGGCTGAGCCTCCAATAACCCCCGAAAAGAAACCAGCGTATGAAACTGAGGAAAATATTCTAGAATATGACACTGGAATAGTACT ATATCCAACAACATTAAAAGTGAGTCGAAATACAGAAGAATTCGATAAGGAACCTGAATGGCCGACAAATAAGAATTGCAAAGACAATGCACAGTCATTTCCAGATAATTTAGAAGCtgtgtaccaaatatttttaccatttGAGAATAAAGGACTGag ATTAAGAACACTGCTGTCAGACAGGATCGGTGTGCCAGCGACTGTGGAACACGAGTTACCGTGGCATCCGCCCAACTGTCCCAATGACAAGGAAGCCGCTACCTTCACGCAGAAGAAAGCGCAGAA GCCACAAATAGTGAGTGACGTCATAGTAACGGAGCACTTACGTGAGAAACTATTAGAATACGTAGGGAACGGTGACATCGAGGCGGTGCGTAACATGCAAGATGCTGAAATAGGACAGCGCATATACGCTGCTATGCAGATG AAATTAGCTCCAAAATGGGTTCTATACACCCTTTCCTCACTCTACTGGCGAGTTCGAGGCAACAACGTGAACGCCTTACATTGTATAATGACGGCCAGTAGAACCGTCGAGGCGAGGTTCAAAGATATAGTGTTGATATCTTTGGCCTCTATTTATTTGGAAATGGGCTACTTTGATGAATCGCTAGCGGCTGCCGAAGAGGCTTTCAAAATGAGTTTATATGAG CCAGCAACAAACTTCATACTAGCCGAACTGAACATGATAAAGAAACATAGAAACACACACATGTTCCACCTCAAGCAAGTGATACGAGTGGAGCCAGGGTTCATGAAGGGACTAGCCAGGAATATGTTATATGGCTGGGCTTGTCTGTTCAAGCAGGTTAACGTGCTGCAGGAATTTG aatTCAGTGAAGCAGATATTTGCACACAAGTAGAACCTGGTATGAGTATGGTGTGTGAGAAAGATGGCACAAACTGCCATCTCACAAACCTACAGTGTTTTAACGCCCATTCAGATCGTG AAAGCAGCACTTTAGTGAGAATGCTTGAACTAAAAGATGATAATATCCAGGGTTCGCCGGTGGACGATCTCAATGATGGTCTGTTTGACCATTTCGTACAAAATATGCCGAAGGAACGGTTCGATAGGGCGGCACATCAGAGGAACTTTGACGCCATGATGAAAACTGTGGGCAATGAGTTGAAAGGCTGCGGGAATAGGGGATGTTCAA GTATTCAACCCGCCGATTTGGCGTTGAAAGAAGAGGATTGCACTTACCAGCATTTAGAACTTGGATATTGGCTGCATATTATCAGTTTTAGGGAGCTGCTTAGTGAATCTGACTCCAA GTTACCATCAGAAATAACCGCACTGCAACCATCAAGCAAGAAGATACCAGAATGTCGGTTAAACGTGGATCCTTCAAAAGATTTCTTCTTAGAGCGATTAATTAGGGTAGACACAGAAAATTGGGAACCTGTGCTCAGTTTAATGCATCAGTTTGCAGAAATGTTTAATTTCTATGATTATGTGACCCTGGGAGCGAAGATAGCTAAATATGTGGAGACT CACCCTAGCTGCTGGGCGGGCGCGGCGGTGGCGGGCTGGtggtgcggcgcgggcggccgCGGCGCCTGCGCCGCGCGCTGCCTCGCCGCCGCGCACGCGCGAGCCCCGCCCGCGCTGGCGCAGCAAGCCGCGAGGGCACTCACTGCGTTACTCGTCAT ACAGTCAAAGATAAAAGACGCTAAGGAAGTGGCCTACCTCTCGTTCTACACACAACCAAAGAGTAAAATAGATGCGTTCCTAGTGGGAGTGTCACACACGTACcta GCGGAATACGAACCGGCAGTGTGGATGTATCGCTACGCTCTCACTTTCGATGAAAAGTTCCTACCGGCGAAGGCATGTCTTCATGCCACCATGTGTCTGATGCTCTTCGGAGACGCGGCCAAGGCGAAACctaaacagaaataa